One genomic segment of Pseudomonas sp. RU47 includes these proteins:
- a CDS encoding disulfide bond formation protein B has translation MSEETIRLGRERRFLVLLGIICLALIGGALYMQIVLGEAPCPLCILQRYALLLIALFAFIGAAMRTKRSITVFEVLVVICAIAGAGVAGHHVYTQFYPAVSCGIDVLQPIVDDLPLAKIFPLGFQVDGFCSTPYPPILGLSLAQWALVAFVLVVILVPLLTSRNRKALR, from the coding sequence ATGAGCGAGGAAACGATTCGACTGGGACGTGAGCGGCGCTTTCTGGTGCTGCTGGGCATCATCTGCCTGGCACTGATCGGCGGTGCGCTGTACATGCAGATCGTGCTCGGCGAAGCACCATGCCCACTGTGCATTTTGCAGCGCTATGCGTTGCTGCTGATCGCGCTGTTCGCGTTTATCGGCGCGGCCATGCGGACCAAGCGCAGCATCACCGTGTTCGAAGTGCTGGTGGTGATTTGTGCGATTGCCGGGGCCGGTGTGGCCGGGCATCACGTGTACACCCAGTTCTATCCGGCGGTGAGCTGCGGCATCGATGTGCTGCAGCCGATTGTCGATGATCTGCCATTGGCGAAAATCTTCCCGCTGGGCTTTCAGGTCGACGGTTTCTGCTCCACGCCTTACCCGCCGATCCTCGGTCTGTCGCTGGCACAGTGGGCGCTGGTGGCGTTCGTGCTGGTGGTGATCCTGGTGCCGCTGCTGACCTCGCGTAACCGAAAAGCACTGCGCTGA
- the hmpA gene encoding NO-inducible flavohemoprotein codes for MLSVQDRAIVKSTVPLLESGGEALITHFYRMMLSEYPEVRPLFNQAHQASGDQPRALANGVLMYARHIDQLDQLGDLVAKIINKHVALQILPEHYPIVGACLLRAISEVLGEEIATPEVMSAWGAAYGQLADILIGAETAIYDQKEQAVGGWRGAREFIVAAKVEESAEIISFYFEPADKGPILAAEPGQYIGMKLILDGEEIRRNYSLSALANNGQYRISVKREPGGRASNHLHDQLQVGASIQLFPPSGEFTLAASDKPLVLISGGVGITPTLAMLEAALESERPVHFIHCARNGSVHAFRDWIDDLAERHPQLKRFYCYAEDDGVSPAADKVGMLDQALLGEWLPQQRDVDAYFLGPKGFMGAIKRHLKALGVPEKQSRYEFFGPASALE; via the coding sequence ATGCTTAGCGTCCAGGATCGTGCCATCGTCAAATCCACCGTGCCTCTGCTGGAAAGCGGCGGTGAAGCGCTGATCACTCACTTCTACCGCATGATGCTCTCTGAATACCCGGAAGTTCGCCCGCTGTTCAACCAGGCGCACCAGGCCAGCGGTGACCAGCCACGGGCCTTGGCTAACGGCGTATTGATGTATGCGCGGCACATCGATCAGCTCGACCAGTTGGGCGATCTGGTGGCGAAGATCATCAACAAGCACGTGGCCCTGCAGATCCTCCCGGAACATTACCCGATTGTCGGTGCCTGCCTGTTGCGCGCCATCTCCGAAGTGCTCGGCGAAGAGATCGCCACACCAGAAGTGATGAGCGCCTGGGGCGCGGCGTACGGCCAATTGGCTGACATTCTGATCGGCGCCGAAACCGCGATCTACGACCAGAAAGAACAAGCCGTCGGCGGCTGGCGCGGTGCGCGGGAGTTCATCGTCGCGGCCAAGGTCGAGGAGAGCGCGGAAATCATTTCGTTCTACTTCGAACCCGCAGATAAAGGCCCGATCCTCGCGGCCGAGCCGGGCCAGTACATCGGCATGAAGCTGATCCTCGACGGTGAAGAGATTCGCCGCAACTACTCGTTGTCGGCATTGGCGAACAACGGTCAGTACCGCATCAGCGTCAAACGCGAACCGGGTGGCCGGGCGTCCAACCACTTGCACGATCAACTGCAGGTCGGCGCGAGCATTCAACTGTTCCCGCCATCGGGTGAGTTCACCTTGGCCGCGAGCGACAAACCGTTGGTCTTGATCAGCGGTGGGGTGGGGATCACGCCGACTCTGGCGATGCTTGAAGCGGCGCTGGAAAGCGAGCGTCCGGTGCACTTTATTCACTGCGCGCGTAATGGCAGCGTGCATGCGTTCCGTGACTGGATTGATGATCTGGCTGAGCGTCATCCGCAACTCAAGCGGTTTTACTGCTACGCCGAAGATGACGGTGTCAGTCCGGCGGCGGACAAGGTCGGGATGCTCGATCAGGCACTGCTTGGCGAATGGTTGCCGCAGCAGCGTGATGTCGATGCTTACTTCCTTGGGCCGAAGGGTTTCATGGGCGCGATCAAACGGCATTTGAAAGCGTTGGGTGTGCCGGAAAAGCAGAGCCGTTATGAGTTCTTCGGGCCGGCTTCGGCTTTGGAATAA
- the norR gene encoding nitric oxide reductase transcriptional regulator NorR yields MTAKSLLTALLPLVSDLSRELPEGERYRRLLEAMRALLPCDAAALLRLDGEALVPLAVDGLSTDTLGRRFKVSEHPRFEILLSGAGPTRFAADSNLPDPYDGLVDGLDDHLEVHDCLGCPLFVDEKLWGLITLDALDPERFEPIELDALQAFASLASATVNAAERIQRLANRAEDEHQRAEVYRQASGQQNREMIGQSKALKKLVEEINLVGGSDLTVLITGETGVGKELVAQAIHAASPRADKPIISLNCAALPDTLVESELFGHVRGAFTGATSDRRGKFELANGGTLFLDEVGELSLTVQAKLLRVLQSGQLQRLGSDKEHQVDVRLIAATNRDLAEEVRSGRYRADFYHRLSVYPLRVPALRDRGRDVLLLSGFFLEQNRSRMGLNSLRLNSDAQEALLAYTWPGNVRELEHLIGRSALKALGNCKVRPKILSLSAADLDLPREVVDNSVEAVAGVVAEMPLISGDLRSATEQYQRRLISAALERNQDNWASAARELGLDRANLGRMAKRLGMKS; encoded by the coding sequence ATGACCGCCAAATCCCTGCTCACCGCCCTGCTACCTCTCGTCTCCGACCTGTCCCGCGAATTGCCCGAGGGCGAGCGTTATCGACGTTTGCTCGAAGCCATGCGCGCCCTGCTGCCCTGCGATGCGGCGGCGTTATTGCGCCTCGACGGCGAAGCGCTGGTGCCGCTGGCGGTGGACGGTTTAAGCACCGACACCCTCGGCCGGCGCTTCAAGGTCAGCGAGCACCCGCGCTTCGAAATACTCCTCAGCGGCGCCGGACCCACGCGGTTCGCCGCCGACAGCAACTTGCCCGATCCTTATGACGGTTTGGTCGACGGCCTCGACGATCACCTCGAAGTCCATGATTGCCTCGGCTGTCCTTTATTCGTCGATGAAAAACTCTGGGGCCTGATCACCCTCGACGCCCTCGACCCCGAGCGTTTCGAGCCGATCGAGCTCGACGCCTTGCAAGCCTTCGCCAGCCTCGCCTCGGCCACGGTCAACGCCGCCGAACGCATTCAACGCCTGGCCAATCGCGCAGAAGATGAACATCAGCGCGCCGAGGTCTATCGTCAGGCCAGCGGCCAGCAGAACCGCGAAATGATCGGCCAGAGCAAGGCGCTGAAGAAGTTAGTAGAAGAAATCAATCTGGTCGGCGGCAGCGATCTGACCGTGTTGATCACCGGCGAAACCGGGGTCGGCAAAGAACTGGTCGCCCAAGCGATCCACGCCGCGTCACCGCGCGCCGACAAACCGATCATCAGCCTCAACTGCGCCGCACTGCCGGATACGCTGGTCGAAAGCGAACTGTTCGGCCACGTGCGCGGCGCCTTCACCGGCGCCACCAGCGACCGTCGCGGCAAGTTCGAACTGGCCAATGGCGGCACGCTGTTTCTCGATGAGGTCGGCGAGTTGTCGCTGACCGTGCAGGCGAAATTGCTGCGTGTTTTGCAGAGCGGTCAGTTACAACGTTTGGGCTCGGACAAGGAGCATCAAGTCGATGTGCGCCTGATTGCCGCGACCAACCGCGACCTGGCCGAAGAGGTGCGCAGCGGTCGCTATCGTGCCGACTTCTATCATCGTCTCAGCGTCTACCCGCTGCGCGTGCCGGCGCTGCGTGATCGCGGCCGCGATGTGTTGCTGCTCAGCGGCTTCTTCCTCGAACAGAACCGCTCGCGCATGGGCCTCAACAGCCTGCGCCTGAACAGCGACGCCCAGGAAGCACTGCTCGCCTACACTTGGCCGGGCAACGTGCGCGAGCTTGAGCACTTGATCGGCCGCAGTGCGTTGAAGGCGTTAGGCAATTGCAAGGTGCGGCCGAAGATTCTCAGTTTGAGCGCGGCGGATCTGGATTTACCGCGCGAGGTTGTGGATAACTCGGTTGAGGCTGTTGCCGGTGTCGTGGCTGAGATGCCATTGATCAGTGGGGATTTGCGCAGTGCGACCGAGCAGTATCAGCGGCGTTTGATCAGTGCGGCGCTGGAGCGTAATCAGGATAACTGGGCGAGTGCGGCGCGGGAGTTGGGGCTGGATCGGGCGAATCTTGGGCGCATGGCCAAACGACTAGGCATGAAGAGCTAA
- a CDS encoding chemotaxis protein CheV, whose product MSSTKARADSLSLLLFTLRSGKLMAINLLKVSEIIPCPPLTKLPESHPHVKGIATLRGASLSVIDLSRAIGERPLEDPNGGCLIVTDVSRSKQGLHVQAVSKIVHCLTTDIKPPPFGSGGSRAYITGVTSVDGTLVQVLDIEKVIHSIAPAQIEMAPTDLSMEDADVLGNARILVVDDSQVALQQSVHTLRNLGLQCHTARSAKEAIDCLLDLQGTAQQINLIVSDIEMSEMDGYAFTRTLRETPDFAHLYVLLHTSLDSAMNSEKARLAGANGVLTKFSSPELTHCLIEAAKHVAAHGH is encoded by the coding sequence ATGTCCTCCACCAAAGCCCGCGCAGACTCACTTTCGCTTCTGCTGTTTACCTTGCGCAGCGGCAAGTTGATGGCGATCAACCTGCTGAAAGTCAGTGAAATCATCCCTTGCCCGCCGCTGACCAAGCTGCCGGAATCGCACCCGCACGTGAAAGGCATCGCCACGTTGCGCGGCGCCTCGCTGTCGGTCATCGACCTCAGCCGCGCCATCGGCGAGCGCCCGCTGGAAGACCCGAACGGCGGCTGCCTGATCGTCACCGACGTCAGCCGCTCGAAGCAGGGCCTGCACGTCCAGGCGGTGAGCAAAATCGTTCACTGCCTGACCACCGACATCAAACCGCCGCCGTTCGGCTCCGGCGGCTCGCGCGCTTACATCACCGGCGTGACCTCAGTGGACGGCACACTGGTGCAGGTGCTGGACATCGAAAAGGTTATCCACAGCATCGCTCCGGCACAGATCGAAATGGCCCCGACCGACCTGAGCATGGAAGACGCTGATGTGCTCGGCAACGCGCGGATTCTGGTGGTCGACGACAGTCAGGTGGCGCTGCAGCAATCGGTGCACACCCTGCGCAACCTCGGCCTGCAATGCCACACCGCACGCAGCGCCAAGGAAGCCATCGACTGCCTGCTCGACCTGCAAGGCACGGCGCAGCAGATCAACCTGATCGTCTCCGACATCGAGATGTCCGAGATGGACGGGTACGCCTTCACCCGCACCCTGCGTGAAACGCCGGACTTCGCCCATCTGTACGTGCTGCTGCACACCTCGCTCGACAGCGCGATGAACAGCGAAAAAGCGCGGCTGGCCGGGGCGAACGGCGTGCTGACCAAGTTCTCCTCGCCGGAACTGACCCACTGCCTGATCGAAGCGGCCAAACACGTCGCCGCCCACGGGCACTGA
- a CDS encoding GNAT family N-acetyltransferase — MRRDLAKDAPDALWPQGIELCTYAVELAADVHHLMQLGYREGGRVPALDAWQQQFETDPEYDPTLCFIARDGEAVVGVAQCWTSAYIKNLVVHPRMQGRGLGRALLFNAFKVFQQRREGFVDLKVLEDNRRAQRLYESVGMYVVRRELVPD; from the coding sequence ATGCGGCGCGATCTTGCCAAGGACGCGCCGGATGCGCTTTGGCCGCAAGGCATTGAATTGTGCACGTACGCCGTCGAACTGGCGGCGGACGTGCATCATTTGATGCAACTCGGTTATCGCGAGGGCGGCCGGGTGCCAGCGCTGGACGCCTGGCAGCAGCAGTTCGAAACCGATCCCGAATATGATCCGACGCTGTGTTTCATTGCCCGCGATGGCGAAGCTGTCGTCGGCGTGGCGCAATGCTGGACCAGCGCCTATATCAAGAATCTGGTGGTGCATCCGCGCATGCAGGGTCGCGGACTGGGTCGGGCGTTGCTGTTCAATGCATTCAAGGTGTTTCAGCAGCGGCGCGAAGGGTTTGTTGATCTGAAGGTGCTGGAAGACAACCGGCGGGCGCAGCGCTTGTATGAAAGTGTCGGGATGTATGTGGTCCGCCGAGAGCTGGTGCCGGACTGA
- a CDS encoding YkgJ family cysteine cluster protein, giving the protein MNTTFSCVGCGKCCTDHHVPLTLAEARMWAADGGQVIVLVEAFLGNGLGLPAQQREHAERRSVVVRSGATDAHVAITFAAYNVGPCRNLDEDKLCRIYERRPLVCRIYPAEINPHIPLNPAAKDCPPESWEQGPVLIAGGELVDQELVELIQRSRQADRDDIGIKDAICAMLGIRTTALKGDGFTAYLPNMSAFAAVIDQVTAQPLTTAPSEWVFHVSGDDVAGQVLAAGAQVVTEPAQTYAFISLRAA; this is encoded by the coding sequence ATGAATACGACGTTTTCCTGCGTAGGCTGCGGCAAATGCTGCACCGATCACCATGTCCCGCTGACCCTGGCCGAAGCCCGCATGTGGGCGGCGGATGGCGGTCAGGTGATCGTGCTGGTCGAGGCCTTTCTTGGTAATGGCCTGGGTTTGCCGGCGCAGCAGCGGGAACATGCCGAACGACGTTCGGTGGTCGTTCGCAGCGGCGCGACAGACGCCCATGTGGCGATCACCTTTGCCGCGTACAACGTCGGCCCCTGCCGGAATCTTGACGAAGACAAGCTGTGCCGGATCTACGAGCGGCGGCCGCTGGTATGTCGCATTTATCCGGCGGAAATCAACCCGCATATCCCGCTCAATCCTGCGGCCAAGGACTGCCCGCCGGAGTCCTGGGAACAGGGGCCGGTGTTGATTGCCGGCGGTGAGTTGGTGGATCAGGAACTGGTGGAATTGATTCAACGCTCGCGCCAGGCCGATCGGGATGACATCGGCATCAAGGACGCGATTTGCGCGATGCTCGGGATTCGCACCACGGCGCTGAAGGGTGACGGGTTTACTGCGTATTTGCCGAATATGAGCGCGTTTGCAGCAGTGATTGATCAGGTCACTGCGCAACCGCTGACGACGGCACCGAGTGAGTGGGTGTTTCATGTGTCCGGGGATGATGTGGCCGGGCAAGTGTTGGCGGCCGGGGCACAGGTGGTGACGGAGCCGGCGCAGACGTATGCGTTTATTTCACTGCGGGCGGCTTGA
- a CDS encoding type 1 fimbrial protein has protein sequence MKLKTALPSVLLLLPLTTFAAPASQSGEIRFTGQIVDSGCQVGPVGALASRESRQIEIKPGVKVDVDTDRNACSHQSLPISMRYEALKTSTDKGIVTITYL, from the coding sequence ATGAAGCTGAAAACCGCTCTGCCATCTGTACTCCTCTTGCTTCCACTCACTACGTTTGCAGCGCCGGCCAGTCAATCCGGCGAGATCCGCTTTACCGGGCAAATCGTTGATTCGGGCTGTCAGGTCGGACCGGTCGGGGCGTTGGCGTCTCGTGAGTCTCGCCAGATCGAAATCAAGCCCGGCGTGAAAGTCGATGTCGACACCGATCGCAACGCTTGCAGTCATCAGTCGCTGCCGATTTCCATGCGCTACGAAGCGCTGAAGACCTCGACCGACAAAGGCATCGTTACCATCACTTACCTGTAA
- a CDS encoding nucleotidyltransferase domain-containing protein: METISLSEALFTTTQQKVLGLLFGKPDQTFYANEIARWACVGKGSLMRELDRLQRAGVLRMTRVGNQNHYQANPTCPIYAELLGIARKTFGIAEPLRLALQPFTEQITWAFVYGSIAKDTANTLSDIDLMLIGEGLHYSDVMERLMPMEEQLGRPINPTLYTPQDWAAKLAAHNSFVVRVVQQEKIDLLGANPLESKDGQQRESGESST; encoded by the coding sequence GTGGAAACTATCTCTCTAAGCGAAGCGCTGTTTACCACCACTCAACAAAAAGTGTTGGGTCTGCTGTTCGGTAAGCCTGACCAGACTTTCTATGCCAATGAGATCGCGCGCTGGGCGTGTGTTGGCAAAGGCAGTCTCATGCGTGAACTCGACCGTCTGCAGCGAGCCGGTGTGTTGCGCATGACAAGGGTGGGCAATCAGAACCATTACCAGGCCAATCCCACCTGTCCCATCTATGCCGAACTACTGGGTATCGCCCGCAAGACGTTTGGTATCGCCGAGCCTCTGCGTCTGGCATTGCAGCCCTTTACCGAGCAGATCACTTGGGCGTTTGTCTATGGCTCCATCGCCAAGGACACAGCAAACACACTCAGTGACATTGATCTCATGCTGATCGGCGAAGGCCTGCACTACAGTGACGTCATGGAACGGCTCATGCCCATGGAGGAGCAATTGGGTCGTCCCATCAACCCGACGCTTTACACCCCGCAAGACTGGGCGGCGAAACTGGCTGCGCACAACAGCTTTGTCGTGCGGGTGGTGCAGCAGGAAAAAATCGATCTGTTAGGGGCAAACCCTTTGGAGTCCAAGGATGGGCAACAACGAGAGTCTGGAGAATCTTCTACGTAG